The window GGTCCGCCCTTGACCGGGCGGACCGGACCAAGGAGGTCAAGGATGGATACCAGCATCGTCGGCGTGGGCGTGGGAATCACCGATCGATTCCGCACCGTTGTCGAAGAGAAGGCCCTCCGTGTAGAACACCTCGCTCCCCGAGCCCAGCGGCTCGATGTCAAGGTGACCCACCGGGCGTACCACAACGGTCGAGTCGAGGACGAGACCGTGGAATTGACGCTCACCGGTAAGGGTCCGCTCGTGCGGGCCGAGGCCACCGACGGTGACAAGTTCACCGCGTTGGATCTGGCGGTCGACAAGCTCGCTGAACAGTTGCGCCGGGCCAAGGAGAAGCGTCTGGACGCCCGCAACCACCCGCGGGGGGCGACGTTCAAGAAGGAGAACGGCGCACTCGAGGGAATCGACGTGCAGCCGGCGTCGCTGGACGTCCTGGAAGCCGTCGCGACCGGCAACATCCCCGTGCAGACGGGCACCACGGAGGAGCCGGAGTACACCCCGGTGGTCATCCGGACGAAGAACTTCGAAGCGGAGTGGATGACCGTCGAAGAGGCGGTCGACCGCATGGAGCTGGTCGGCCACGACTTCTTCCTCTTCATCGACGCCCGGTCCGACCAGCCCAGCGTCGTGTACCGGCGCAAGGGCTGGGACTACGGCGTAATCTCGCTCGCGGCCACGGCGCCGCCCGAGGCCAAGCTGGCGTCGTAGCCATCGCATGAACAAGCGGATGCCGCGTGGACCAATCCACGCGGCATCCGCTTTTCGTCGTGCTCGGGTCGTGCCGGGTCAGTCGAACATGCCGTCGAAAAGGCTGCCGATCACGAGGCCGCCCAGCAGACCGCCCATGATGTTGTTGCCACCGAGACCACCGCGACCGTAGCCGCCCTGCGGGCCGCCCCAGCCGGGATCCTGCGGGCGGGACGAGTCGATGTCGCGCTGGGCGTACTGCAGCGCCTCGGAGGCGAGCAGGCCGCAGCGGCGGGCGTCGGCGAGGGCCTTCTCCCGATCGTCCTCCGGGATGGTGGTGCCGGTGATGATGGGTGCGAGGTCGAGTCGCAGGCTCTCCGCCTCGGCCAGGCGGGTGCGAGCGTCGGCGCCGATCCAGCCGCGGTGACCGGCGATGACCGAGCGGGCCACCGCCAGCTGGCGGTCGGCGTCGTCGACGGCGTGGCGCACGTGCGCCTCGGCGGGAACGGGTCGGGCGGCGCGCTCGCGGGCCTTGGCGATCACGGTGTCCAGTGCGGCGTTCTTCTCACGCAGCACCGTCAGCTCGGCGAACGGGTCCGCCTTGCCGCCGGCGGGGGACAGGCTCGCCAGCGCGCGTTCCAACTCGGCGACGGCGGTGGTCACCGCCGGCACCTGCGGCGCGTTGCGCGCGGCGACGATGTCTTCACGGGAGTCGGCCACGACCGCGGCGAGCGTCGACTGGGCGCGCAGCGCCTCGACCTCGAAGTCGTCGACGGCATCCAGCAGCGTCGCGGCGCGGCGTACCGCCTCGGTCGCCGTCTCCAGCGCCAGGTTGGCAGGTCCCCGCTCCCCGGCGTCGCGGCGCCGTTCGGCGACCTCGGCGCCGTGTGCGGCGAACTCCAGCAGGCCGGCGGCCTCGTCGGGGTTGCCGGCGATGCGCTGCAGAGCTTCGGGGGCGTACCGACGGCTGACCCGTTCGACGACCGTGCGTGCCGCCGGGAGCCGATCGGTCAGGCGCTGGACCTCCGAGCGGACGCCGGCGAGGATCTCGGGTGCGCGCCGGGCGCGTTCGATGCGCTCCGCGAGGGCGCCGGTGCGGTCATCGAGCAGATCGTCGGCCCACTCGCACAGCTGCACGATCCGGGCGTTGCGGGTGCGCAGCTCCTCGAGCGTGTCGGGGATGTCGTCGTGGTTGAGCTGGTTGAGGTGGAACGCCTCGCCCAGGTGGTGCCGCACCGCGGTGAGCGCTTCGCGCAGCTCGGCGGTGGACTCCGCGCCCAGCTCGGCCTCCGCGAAGACCAGTTCGTCGGTGGTGACCCGGAGCCGTTCGTCGGTCGCGACCAGCGCCGCGCCGGCGCGGCGGGCAAGATCGGCGTCCTGCCCCTGCAGTTCCTGCTGTTCCCGCTTGCGTTTGCCCCAGAATCCGGCCATGTCACGATCCTAGAGCCGTGGCCGCGGCGCAGTGGCCGGTTCGCTCAGGGCGAGAGGTCCGGATGCGTCTGCAGGCGACGTCAAGGTCACGGCCCGATAACATGGCGGTGTATGCCCGTGCGCCCGAGCGCGAGGGCGCAGGCACATCCGTGCCGACCCGACAGATGGAGATGCCCCGTGGCCAACCCTCTCGAGAAACTGCTCCGCGCCGGCGAGGGACGGGTGCTGCGGCGCCTGCAGCAGGTCGTCAAGGCAGTCGGCGCCCTCGAAGAGGACTACGCGCAGCTGACCGACGAGGAGCTGCGCGGCGAGACCGCGGAGCTGCGTGCCCGGTACGAAGCGGGCGAGACGCTGGACCACCTCATGCCCGAGGCGTTCGCCGCGGTGCGCGAGGCAGCCAAGCGCACCCTCGGCCAGCGCCCCTACGACGTGCAGGTGATGGGTGGGGCAGCGCTCCACCTCGGCAACATCGCCGAGATGAAGACCGGTGAGGGCAAGACCTTGACCGCCGCACTCCCGGTGTACCTCAACGCCATCGCAGGCAAGGGCGTGCACGTCATCACCGTCAACGACTACCTCGCCTCGTACCAGGCAGACCTGATGGGCCGCGTCTACCGCGCCCTCGGCATGACGTACGGCACGATCATCGCCGGGCAGAACCCCGAGGTGCGCCGCCAGCAGTACAACGCCGACATCACCTACGGCACCAACAACGAGTTCGGGTTCGACTACCTGCGCGACAACATGGCCTGGCGCAAGGACGACCTCGTCCAGCGGGGTCACTTCTACGCCATCGTCGACGAGGTGGACTCCATCCTCATCGACGAGGCGCGCACGCCGCTGATCATCTCCGGTCCGTCATCGGGCGAGGCCAACCGCTGGTTCGTCGAGTTCGCGAAGATCGCCAAGACCCTCGAGCCCGGCGTCGACTACGAAGTCGACGAGAAGAAGCGCACCATCGGCGTGCTCGAGCCCGGTATCGAAAAGGTCGAGGACTACCTCGGCATCGACAACCTGTACGAGTCGGCCAACACCCCGCTCATCTCGTTCCTCAACAACTCGATCAAGGCCCTCGCGCTGTTCAAGCGCGACTCCGACTACGTCGTGATGAACGACGAGGTCATGATCGTCGACGAGCACACCGGCCGCATCCTGGTCGGGCGGCGCTACAACGAAGGCATCCACCAGGCGATCGAGGCCAAGGAGGGCGTGCCGGTCAAGGCGGAGAACCAGACACTGGCCACCGTCACGCTGCAGAACTACTTCCGCCTGTACGACAAGCTCGCCGGCATGACCGGTACCGCCGAGACCGAGGCGGCGGAGTTCATGTCGACCTACAAGCTCGGTGTGGTCCCGATCCCCACCAACAAGCCGATGATCCGCAAGGACCAGCCGGATCTGGTCTACAAGAACGAGCAGGCCAAATTCGCCCAGGTCGTCGAGGACATCGCCGAGCGCCACGCCGCCGGGCAACCGGTGCTCGTGGGTACCGTCAGCGTCGAGAAGAGCGAGTACCTCTCGCGACTGCTGGCCAAGAAGGGTGTCAAGCACGAGGTCCTCAACGCCAAGAACCACGCACGTGAGGCCGAGATCGTCGCCCGCGCCGGGCGCCTGGGCGCCGTGACGGTGGCCACCAACATGGCCGGTCGCGGTACCGACATCATGCTCGGCGGCAACGCCGAGTTCCTCGCGGTGCAGGAGATGAAGGCCAAGGGCCTGGATCCCGTCGAGACCCCCGAAGAGTACGAGTCGGAGTGGGATGCCGTCTACGAGGCGGTGCGCGACACCGTCGCCGAAGAGGCCGTCAAGGTCGTCGAGGCCGGTGGCCTGTACGTGCTCGGCACCGAGCGGCACGAGTCCCGCCGCATCGACAACCAGCTGCGCGGCCGCTCCGGCCGTCAGGGCGACCCCGGTGAGAGCCGCTTCTACCTGTCGCTGACCGACGACCTGATGCGGCTGTTCCAGTCGGGCGCCGCCGAGGCGATCCTGGCGCGCACCAACTTCCCCGACGACGTCGCGATCGAATCGACCATGGTGTCCCGGGCCATCAAGAGCGCCCAGACCCAGGTCGAGGCGCGCAACGCCGAGATCCGCAAGAACGTCCTGAAGTACGACGACGTCCTCAACCGCCAGCGCGAGGCGATCTACGCCGACCGCCGGCACATGCTGGAGGGTGACGACCTCTCCGACCGGGTGGCGCACTTCATCGAAGACGCCATCGGGTCGGTCATCGACGACCACACCTCCTCGGGTCACACCGAGAGCTGGGACTTCGATGCGCTGTGGACCGAGCTCAAGACGCTCTACCCGGTGGGGGTGACCATCGACGAGGTCGTCTCCGAAGCGGGCAACAAGGGCCGCATCACCCCGGAGGTGCTCAAGCGCGAGATCCTCTCCGACGCGAAGATCGCCTACGCCCGCCGTGAGGAGACCCTCGGCTCTCCCGCCATGCGTGAGCTGGAACGGCGCGTCGTGCTGCAGGTGCTGGACCGCCGCTGGCGCGAACACCTCTACGAGATGGACTACCTCAAGGACGGCATCGGCCTGCGCGCCATGGCCCAGCGCGACCCGCTCATCGAGTACCAGCGCGAGGGGTACCAGATGTTCCAGGCGATGATGGGGCAGATCAAGGAGGAGTCGGTCGGATTCCTCTACAACCTCGAGGTCGAGGTGCGCCGCGCCGAGGGTCAGGAGGCGCAGGTCGAGGCGAAGGGGCTCGTCGCCCCCGAGCAGCAGGGCCTGGAGTACTCCGCCCCCAGCGACTCCGGCGACGTGGAGGTGCGCAACGCCCGCGGCCAGGTGCAGCAGGCGGCCACCGCCAAGGCACGGCAGGCCCGCACGGCTCCCGCCCCGGCGGCCACCGTGACCGAAGAGGCGCCCCGCGGCGCCTTCGGCCAGCGCACCGACTCCGCAGCCGAGGCCGGCCCGGCATCCGCTCCACAGAACCGCGCACAGCGCCGCGCCACCGGCAAGAAGAAGTAGCGGCAGGCACTGTCCCGCATCACCGGGACAGGAAGACTCACCGACACAGGACGAATCCGGCTGGAATCTCCTGTGTCGGGGAGTTCTCCTGCGCCGGGGAGTGGATGCCGCCGGGGGGCCGGGCCACGGATGGGTCATTGGCCGGTGGCGCCGGCGATATCCTGAGCCGATGAGTCCGCTGCGCAATCTCGACCAGTCGAGCAAGCTGAAGAACGTCCTCTACGAGATCCGTGGCCAGGCGCTGGCCGAGGCCGACCGTCTCGAGGACGACGGACACACGATCCTCAAGCTCAACACCGGCAACCCGGCCATCTTCGGCTTCGAGGCGCCGTTCCAGATCGTGCGCGACATGATCGAGGCGGTCCCGCACGCCCACGGCTACAGCGACAGCCGCGGCATCATGTCGGCGCGCCGCGCCGTGGTGTCCCGGTACGAGGAGACGCCCGGGTTCCCGTCATTCGACCCCGACGACGTCTATCTCGGCAACGGCGTGTCCGAGCTGATCACGATGACGATGCAGGCGCTGCTGGACGAGGGCGACGAAGTGCTCATCCCGGCGCCGGACTATCCGCTGTGGACGGCGATGACGAGCCTGGCCGACGGCACGCCGGTGCACTACCGCTGCGACAACGCCAACGGCTGGCAGCCCGATCTCGAGGACATCCGCGCGAAGGTCACGCCCCGCACCAAGGCGATCGTCGTGATCAACCCCAACAACCCCACCGGCGCGGTCTACACCCGCGAGGTGCTGCAGGGGATCGTCGAGATCGCCCGCGAGAACTCGCTGCTGCTGCTGTCGGATGAGATCTACGACCGCATCCTCTTCGACGACGCGCTGCACATCCCGCTGGCGACCCTCGCCCCGGACCTGCTGTGCCTCACCTTCAACGGCCTGTCCAAGACGTACCGCGTCGCCGGATTCCGCTCCGGGTGGATGGTCATCACCGGTCCCAAGAAGCACGCCGCCGGCTTCCTGGAGGGTATTCAGCTGCTGGCATCCACACGCCTGTGCCCCAACGTGCCGGCCCAGTACGCCGTGCAGGCGGCGCTGTCCGGCGTGCAGTCGATCGAGGCGCTCATCGCCCCGACCGGGCGGCTGCACGAGCAGCGGGATGCCGCGTGGGAGGGCCTGGAGGCCATTCCCGGTGTCTCGTGCTTGAAGCCGCAGGGGGCGCTGTACGCATTCCCGCGGCTGGATCCCGAGGTGCACGACATCCGCGACGACGGCAAGCTCGTGTACGACTTCCTGGTCGCCGAGCACGTGCTGCTCGTGCCGGGGACGGGGTTCAACTGGCCCACTCCCGATCACCTGCGCATCGTGACGCTGCCCGAGGCCCGGGTGCTCAGCGAGGCGATCGAGCGCCTGGGCAACTTCCTGGCGTCGTACAAGCAGTAGCGCTCTCACGAGGCCCACTCGTATCGTCGGGTCATGTCCATCGAACTGAACCGGCCCGCCCTGCGCCACGCGCGCGCCCTCATCCGCGACGGCAAGGTCGTGCGTGACGACCGCGATGCCTGGTCCGAGGCCGCCCCCGGCGCGGACGAGGAGAACGCATTCATCGAACGGGCGGGGTGGACCGAGTACGCGCACTGGCACCTGGGCGTGGACCGCGACCAGAACCGCCACACCAAGCAGGCCTACACGTTCCCGTTCGGCGATTTCCGCCGTGTGCACCGCTCGGGGATCATCTCCGCCGAGAGCCGCGCCGGTCAGCACGATCACGCCGAGATCCGTGACGCGTTGAAGTCGCTCCTGGAGCTGATCGACGCCGACGCTCCGTAGCGGCTAGAGGAGCGCCAGCGACGTCGCCCGCCAGCGCCGGT is drawn from Microbacterium sp. zg-B96 and contains these coding sequences:
- a CDS encoding pyridoxal phosphate-dependent aminotransferase; translated protein: MSPLRNLDQSSKLKNVLYEIRGQALAEADRLEDDGHTILKLNTGNPAIFGFEAPFQIVRDMIEAVPHAHGYSDSRGIMSARRAVVSRYEETPGFPSFDPDDVYLGNGVSELITMTMQALLDEGDEVLIPAPDYPLWTAMTSLADGTPVHYRCDNANGWQPDLEDIRAKVTPRTKAIVVINPNNPTGAVYTREVLQGIVEIARENSLLLLSDEIYDRILFDDALHIPLATLAPDLLCLTFNGLSKTYRVAGFRSGWMVITGPKKHAAGFLEGIQLLASTRLCPNVPAQYAVQAALSGVQSIEALIAPTGRLHEQRDAAWEGLEAIPGVSCLKPQGALYAFPRLDPEVHDIRDDGKLVYDFLVAEHVLLVPGTGFNWPTPDHLRIVTLPEARVLSEAIERLGNFLASYKQ
- the secA gene encoding preprotein translocase subunit SecA, which codes for MANPLEKLLRAGEGRVLRRLQQVVKAVGALEEDYAQLTDEELRGETAELRARYEAGETLDHLMPEAFAAVREAAKRTLGQRPYDVQVMGGAALHLGNIAEMKTGEGKTLTAALPVYLNAIAGKGVHVITVNDYLASYQADLMGRVYRALGMTYGTIIAGQNPEVRRQQYNADITYGTNNEFGFDYLRDNMAWRKDDLVQRGHFYAIVDEVDSILIDEARTPLIISGPSSGEANRWFVEFAKIAKTLEPGVDYEVDEKKRTIGVLEPGIEKVEDYLGIDNLYESANTPLISFLNNSIKALALFKRDSDYVVMNDEVMIVDEHTGRILVGRRYNEGIHQAIEAKEGVPVKAENQTLATVTLQNYFRLYDKLAGMTGTAETEAAEFMSTYKLGVVPIPTNKPMIRKDQPDLVYKNEQAKFAQVVEDIAERHAAGQPVLVGTVSVEKSEYLSRLLAKKGVKHEVLNAKNHAREAEIVARAGRLGAVTVATNMAGRGTDIMLGGNAEFLAVQEMKAKGLDPVETPEEYESEWDAVYEAVRDTVAEEAVKVVEAGGLYVLGTERHESRRIDNQLRGRSGRQGDPGESRFYLSLTDDLMRLFQSGAAEAILARTNFPDDVAIESTMVSRAIKSAQTQVEARNAEIRKNVLKYDDVLNRQREAIYADRRHMLEGDDLSDRVAHFIEDAIGSVIDDHTSSGHTESWDFDALWTELKTLYPVGVTIDEVVSEAGNKGRITPEVLKREILSDAKIAYARREETLGSPAMRELERRVVLQVLDRRWREHLYEMDYLKDGIGLRAMAQRDPLIEYQREGYQMFQAMMGQIKEESVGFLYNLEVEVRRAEGQEAQVEAKGLVAPEQQGLEYSAPSDSGDVEVRNARGQVQQAATAKARQARTAPAPAATVTEEAPRGAFGQRTDSAAEAGPASAPQNRAQRRATGKKK
- the raiA gene encoding ribosome-associated translation inhibitor RaiA — translated: MDTSIVGVGVGITDRFRTVVEEKALRVEHLAPRAQRLDVKVTHRAYHNGRVEDETVELTLTGKGPLVRAEATDGDKFTALDLAVDKLAEQLRRAKEKRLDARNHPRGATFKKENGALEGIDVQPASLDVLEAVATGNIPVQTGTTEEPEYTPVVIRTKNFEAEWMTVEEAVDRMELVGHDFFLFIDARSDQPSVVYRRKGWDYGVISLAATAPPEAKLAS